In Brevundimonas subvibrioides, a genomic segment contains:
- a CDS encoding DsbA family oxidoreductase, translating into MPPMTKTLHIDFVSDVVCPWCVVGLGGLEAALRTLKAEGIEAEVHFQPFELNPGMAAEGENTAEHIARKYGSTPEQSAANRAMITERAAEAWPDTGNGPFEMRMGPDSRIWNTFDAHRLLHWAGTVGPGEQRALKEALFRTHFTDGRSLADPVVLADAAAAAGLHRDKAVEVLADDLYAAEVREVEELWRSRGINAVPAVVVEGKWLISGGQPAGVFEEALRKMAGEG; encoded by the coding sequence ATGCCCCCCATGACAAAGACCCTGCATATCGATTTCGTCTCCGACGTCGTCTGCCCCTGGTGCGTGGTGGGGCTGGGCGGGCTGGAGGCGGCGCTCAGGACGCTGAAGGCCGAGGGGATCGAGGCGGAGGTCCATTTCCAGCCGTTCGAGCTGAACCCCGGCATGGCGGCCGAGGGCGAGAATACGGCTGAGCACATCGCCCGCAAATACGGCTCGACCCCCGAACAGTCGGCCGCCAACCGGGCCATGATCACCGAACGGGCGGCCGAGGCGTGGCCAGACACCGGGAACGGGCCGTTCGAGATGCGGATGGGGCCCGACAGCCGAATCTGGAACACCTTCGACGCCCACCGGCTGCTGCACTGGGCCGGCACCGTGGGACCGGGCGAGCAGCGGGCGTTGAAGGAAGCCCTGTTCCGCACGCATTTCACCGACGGACGGTCGCTGGCCGACCCGGTGGTGCTGGCCGATGCAGCGGCGGCCGCCGGGCTGCACCGGGACAAGGCCGTCGAGGTCCTGGCCGACGACCTCTATGCCGCCGAGGTGCGCGAGGTGGAGGAACTGTGGCGGTCGCGGGGGATCAACGCCGTGCCCGCCGTGGTGGTGGAGGGGAAATGGCTGATCTCCGGCGGCCAGCCGGCGGGGGTGTTCGAGGAGGCGTTGCGGAAGATGGCGGGGGAGGGGTGA
- a CDS encoding endonuclease domain-containing protein, with product MSRARDLRQSTGLAEQRVWARLRGGAVDGFKVRRQHAIGRYIVDFACVPLRLVIEIDGGVHDRDDVILRNHLRQTEIEALGWTVVRFTNEIALGEPWRIDEAIRDQARAVGLL from the coding sequence ATGTCCCGCGCTCGCGATCTTCGCCAGTCGACCGGTCTGGCCGAGCAGCGCGTCTGGGCGCGGCTGAGGGGCGGGGCGGTCGATGGCTTCAAGGTACGCCGCCAGCACGCCATCGGCCGCTACATCGTGGATTTTGCCTGTGTGCCCTTGCGGCTGGTGATCGAGATTGACGGCGGGGTGCACGACCGCGACGACGTGATCTTGCGGAATCACCTGCGCCAGACCGAGATCGAGGCCCTGGGGTGGACGGTGGTCCGCTTCACGAATGAGATCGCGCTGGGGGAGCCCTGGCGGATCGACGAGGCGATCCGCGACCAGGCGCGGGCGGTGGGGTTGCTGTGA
- a CDS encoding reverse transcriptase domain-containing protein, with the protein MVDIALAPPPPRLNTITTTRELAAMMGVNYASELSYILYRFPPSGRYRSFQIDKKSGGQRQIDVPIRLLKKIQRRLLILLEEIYDAPPAVRGFELCESIITNAQSHVGQRFILNVDIQDFFPSIHFSRISGILQSSRYRIHRSVAVAIAQLCCKEGVVPIGAPTSGIISNIVCGPLDSSLLRLAKEHRLTYTRYADDITFSTSNSRNFESATGVHLGENFVSRGSGMLSDSFKALFLQNGFTLNDQKCVAMSRHVRQRVTGLTVNKKVNVSTTFYRNLRATIRAIEHHGYDSANNEYLSKFRTVFQANNLRDNVLGRLSFLGNVLNYSERYNKLARRAQAAFPDSRIKRPRDQRERSIYVLNVLPNGFWGSAFYIGNGNFLTAAHLFDRTDEMKVCRLRCPTHFPGEISAVVADIDYELDIALVRPTGSFDIARPSIPLDAKDVRIGDDVLACGFPQYNDGNSISTISTRITAHRNLAHAMRMEVDRPLSHGSSGGPVFSGDGFFVGVILSGPELGDDFSPMSYSFTAFNVLRAKIDQWLA; encoded by the coding sequence ATGGTTGATATCGCGCTCGCACCACCTCCGCCGCGCTTGAACACGATAACGACTACTCGCGAGTTGGCCGCTATGATGGGGGTCAACTATGCGTCCGAACTTTCATATATATTGTATCGATTCCCTCCATCGGGAAGATATCGATCATTTCAAATTGATAAGAAGAGTGGTGGTCAACGTCAGATTGACGTTCCCATTCGCCTGCTGAAGAAGATCCAACGTCGACTCCTCATTCTCTTGGAAGAAATATACGACGCCCCACCAGCCGTCCGTGGTTTCGAACTCTGCGAATCGATCATAACAAATGCCCAATCTCATGTTGGGCAAAGATTTATCCTAAATGTAGATATTCAAGATTTCTTTCCGTCGATCCATTTCTCGAGAATTTCCGGTATACTTCAATCAAGCAGATATCGCATCCACCGTAGTGTGGCTGTGGCTATTGCCCAACTTTGCTGCAAAGAGGGAGTGGTACCTATCGGCGCACCGACATCAGGCATCATTTCGAATATTGTTTGCGGGCCCTTAGACTCCTCTTTGCTAAGATTAGCGAAAGAACATCGCTTAACTTACACGCGATACGCCGACGACATTACGTTTTCGACTTCCAATAGTCGCAACTTTGAATCGGCAACAGGCGTCCACTTGGGTGAAAATTTTGTGTCTAGAGGATCGGGCATGTTATCTGATAGTTTCAAGGCACTTTTTCTTCAAAATGGCTTTACGCTGAACGATCAAAAGTGCGTGGCTATGTCTCGTCATGTTCGCCAGCGAGTTACAGGGCTAACAGTAAACAAAAAAGTAAACGTTTCGACTACGTTCTACAGAAATCTTAGAGCTACCATTAGAGCTATAGAACATCACGGATACGACTCTGCCAACAATGAATATTTATCGAAATTCAGAACCGTATTCCAAGCCAATAATCTTCGAGATAATGTTTTGGGCAGATTGTCCTTCCTAGGCAATGTGCTGAATTATTCCGAACGTTACAATAAGCTTGCGAGACGCGCGCAGGCGGCCTTCCCGGATTCTCGCATCAAGCGGCCGAGGGACCAGAGGGAGCGGTCAATCTATGTACTGAATGTCCTTCCAAATGGATTTTGGGGAAGCGCCTTCTATATAGGAAACGGCAATTTCCTAACTGCCGCTCATCTCTTCGACCGAACAGATGAGATGAAGGTCTGCCGGCTCCGTTGCCCGACACATTTTCCAGGAGAAATTTCTGCTGTCGTGGCTGATATCGACTACGAGCTGGATATCGCTTTGGTGCGACCCACCGGATCGTTCGACATAGCTAGGCCTTCAATTCCACTGGACGCGAAAGATGTCCGCATAGGTGATGATGTACTGGCCTGCGGGTTTCCGCAGTATAATGATGGTAATTCTATATCCACAATATCAACCCGGATAACGGCACACCGAAACTTGGCTCATGCAATGAGGATGGAGGTCGACAGACCTTTATCTCACGGATCAAGCGGTGGTCCAGTTTTCAGCGGTGACGGCTTCTTCGTGGGCGTTATTCTTAGTGGACCTGAGCTGGGAGATGACTTCTCGCCGATGTCTTACTCATTCACAGCCTTTAATGTGCTTCGAGCTAAAATCGATCAATGGCTGGCGTAG
- the thiC gene encoding phosphomethylpyrimidine synthase ThiC yields the protein MNIHVTPEANAGEAQAASDRVASDSLPLKDAREQVMKETGTIPTGERAGSRKVYVQGELYPDIRVPFREVALHPSANEPPLTIYDSSGPYTDPTVTIDIKKGLPLVKSSWQLDRGDIAPVANPREVKPEDNGHASGKTLAPRFDTSRHRVFKGVPGRPVTQYEYANAGIITPEMEYVAIRENLRREVARDEWRVASEIAPTITLADGSTVAIPASSSSPLATRPSPLPRDGESFGASIPDFVTPEFVRQEIARGRAIIPHNINHPEVEPMIIGRNFLVKINANIGNSAVLSSVDDEVDKLVWATRWGADNVMDLSTGRNIHNIRDWIIRNASVPIGTVPIYQALEKVNGVAEDLTWEVFRDTLIEQAEQGVDYFTIHAGVRLPFIPMTAKRVTGIVSRGGSIMAKWCLSHHRESFLYEHFEEICDIMRAYDVSFSLGDGLRPGSIADANDEAQFAELRTLGELTKIAWAKGCQVMIEGPGHVPMHKIKANMDEQLKHCHEAPFYTLGPLTTDIAPGYDHITSAIGAAMIGWFGTAMLCYVTPKEHLGLPDRQDVKDGVITYKIAAHAADLAKGHPGARLHDDALSRARFEFRWEDQFNLGLDPETARKYHDATLPKEAHKTAHFCSMCGPKFCSMKISQDIRRDAAAQNDAGGSLAEAEAGMAEMSAKFRAGGSVVEVKV from the coding sequence ATGAACATCCACGTCACGCCCGAAGCGAATGCCGGTGAGGCTCAAGCAGCGAGCGACCGCGTCGCGAGCGATAGCCTCCCGCTCAAGGACGCCCGCGAGCAGGTGATGAAGGAGACCGGCACCATCCCGACCGGCGAGCGCGCCGGCTCCCGCAAGGTCTATGTCCAGGGCGAACTCTACCCCGACATCCGCGTCCCCTTCCGCGAGGTCGCCCTGCACCCGTCGGCCAATGAGCCGCCGCTGACGATCTATGACTCGTCGGGCCCCTACACCGACCCGACCGTCACCATCGACATCAAGAAGGGCCTGCCCCTGGTCAAATCCAGCTGGCAGCTGGACCGCGGCGACATCGCCCCCGTCGCCAACCCCCGCGAGGTCAAACCCGAGGACAACGGCCACGCGTCGGGCAAGACCCTCGCCCCCCGTTTCGACACCTCGCGCCACAGGGTCTTCAAGGGCGTCCCCGGTCGCCCGGTGACCCAGTACGAATACGCCAACGCCGGCATCATCACGCCCGAGATGGAATACGTCGCCATCCGCGAGAACCTGCGGAGAGAAGTGGCGAGGGACGAGTGGCGCGTGGCGAGTGAGATCGCCCCCACCATCACCCTGGCCGACGGATCGACCGTCGCCATTCCCGCCTCGTCTTCCTCGCCACTCGCCACTCGCCCCTCGCCACTCCCCCGCGACGGCGAATCCTTCGGCGCGTCCATCCCCGACTTCGTCACGCCCGAGTTCGTCCGTCAGGAGATCGCGCGCGGCCGGGCCATCATCCCGCACAACATCAACCACCCCGAGGTCGAGCCGATGATCATCGGCCGCAACTTCCTGGTGAAGATCAACGCCAACATCGGCAACTCGGCGGTCCTGTCCAGCGTGGACGACGAGGTCGACAAACTGGTCTGGGCCACCCGCTGGGGGGCCGACAACGTCATGGACCTGTCGACGGGCCGGAACATCCACAACATCCGCGACTGGATCATCCGCAACGCGTCGGTCCCCATCGGCACCGTCCCCATCTATCAGGCGCTGGAGAAGGTCAACGGCGTCGCAGAGGACCTGACCTGGGAGGTGTTCCGCGACACCCTGATCGAACAGGCCGAACAGGGCGTCGACTATTTCACCATCCACGCGGGCGTCCGCCTGCCCTTCATCCCCATGACCGCCAAACGCGTCACCGGCATCGTCTCACGCGGCGGCTCCATCATGGCCAAATGGTGCCTCAGCCATCACCGCGAGAGCTTCCTGTATGAGCATTTCGAGGAGATCTGCGACATCATGCGGGCCTATGACGTCAGCTTCTCGCTCGGCGACGGCCTGCGCCCCGGCTCCATCGCCGATGCGAATGACGAGGCCCAGTTCGCCGAACTGCGCACCCTGGGCGAACTGACGAAGATCGCCTGGGCGAAGGGCTGCCAGGTCATGATCGAGGGCCCCGGCCATGTGCCGATGCACAAGATCAAGGCCAATATGGATGAGCAGCTGAAACACTGCCACGAGGCGCCCTTCTATACGCTCGGACCGCTGACGACCGACATCGCGCCGGGCTATGACCACATCACCTCGGCCATCGGCGCGGCCATGATCGGCTGGTTCGGCACGGCGATGCTGTGTTACGTCACGCCCAAGGAGCATCTGGGCCTGCCCGACCGTCAGGACGTCAAGGACGGCGTCATCACCTACAAGATCGCCGCCCACGCCGCCGACCTCGCCAAGGGCCACCCCGGCGCCCGCCTGCACGACGACGCCCTGTCACGCGCCCGGTTCGAGTTCCGCTGGGAGGATCAGTTCAACCTCGGCCTCGACCCCGAGACCGCCCGCAAATACCACGACGCCACCCTGCCCAAGGAGGCCCACAAGACCGCCCACTTCTGCTCCATGTGCGGCCCGAAATTCTGCTCGATGAAGATCAGCCAGGACATCCGCAGGGACGCGGCGGCACAGAACGACGCGGGGGGTTCGCTGGCGGAGGCGGAAGCGGGGATGGCGGAGATGTCGGCGAAGTTCCGGGCGGGGGGGAGTGTGGTGGAGGTGAAGGTTTGA
- a CDS encoding D-cysteine desulfhydrase — protein sequence MHLARFPRLRLAHLPTPLEPLPRLSEALGIDLWIKRDDCTGLAGGGNKTRKLEFLLGDAFEQDADTLITQGAVQSNHVRQTAAAAAATGLKCEVILEERTGSKAVDYVHNGNVLMDRLFGATIRSVPGGSDMPAELEKTADEVRARGGRPYVIPGGGSNAIGALGYVDCAREIVVQADELDLAIDRIVTATGSAGTHAGLVAGLAVLGADIPVLGIGVRAPKEKQEANVLKLAKETAILLGHADRVKDSMVVADCDYVGAGYGLIDQAVVDALVLAARTDGIVLDPVYTGKAMKGLIALARAGRFEGERVVFLHTGGAQGLFGYQGELDAMFGA from the coding sequence ATGCACCTCGCCCGCTTTCCCCGCCTGCGCCTGGCGCACCTGCCCACGCCGCTGGAGCCCCTGCCCCGGCTGTCGGAGGCGCTGGGCATCGACCTGTGGATCAAGCGCGACGACTGCACCGGCCTGGCGGGCGGCGGCAACAAGACGAGGAAGCTGGAGTTCCTGCTGGGCGATGCCTTCGAGCAGGATGCCGACACCCTGATCACCCAGGGGGCCGTGCAGTCCAACCATGTGCGCCAGACGGCGGCGGCCGCGGCGGCGACCGGCCTGAAATGCGAGGTCATTCTGGAGGAGCGGACCGGGTCGAAGGCGGTCGACTATGTCCACAACGGCAACGTCCTGATGGACCGGCTGTTCGGGGCGACGATCCGATCCGTGCCCGGAGGATCGGACATGCCGGCCGAGCTGGAGAAGACGGCCGACGAGGTGCGGGCGCGCGGCGGGCGGCCCTATGTGATCCCGGGCGGCGGATCGAACGCGATCGGCGCGCTGGGCTATGTCGACTGCGCGCGCGAGATCGTGGTGCAGGCGGACGAACTGGATCTGGCCATCGACCGGATCGTGACGGCGACCGGCAGCGCGGGCACCCATGCGGGGCTTGTGGCCGGTCTGGCGGTGCTGGGGGCCGACATTCCGGTGCTGGGCATCGGCGTGCGGGCCCCGAAAGAGAAGCAGGAAGCCAATGTGCTGAAGCTGGCGAAAGAGACCGCCATCCTGCTGGGCCATGCGGACCGGGTGAAGGATTCGATGGTGGTGGCCGACTGCGACTATGTCGGTGCCGGCTATGGCCTGATCGACCAGGCGGTGGTGGATGCGCTGGTGCTGGCCGCGCGGACCGACGGGATCGTGCTGGACCCCGTCTATACCGGCAAGGCGATGAAGGGGCTGATCGCCCTGGCCCGGGCCGGCCGGTTCGAGGGCGAGCGGGTGGTGTTCCTGCACACCGGCGGAGCCCAGGGCCTGTTCGGATACCAGGGCGAACTGGACGCGATGTTCGGAGCCTAG
- a CDS encoding aspartate/glutamate racemase family protein: MSKILGVLGGMGPAATVAFLARVQTLTPAQGDADHIRVVMDMNPQVPDRNTRLGEAEVELAAMALRLKAAGAEVLAMPCNTAHAQKAGILAAGLPFIDMIATTVAVVGGYDARSIGVLATPGGEALYRAALEAVGVRPVLLTGADREAFMACVYGVKRGDTGPANRAEMARLARALTTAGADAIIAGCTEVPLLLDAGEVSVPFVDSAEVLAQACVDACLR; encoded by the coding sequence ATGAGCAAGATACTGGGTGTCCTGGGCGGGATGGGGCCGGCGGCCACGGTCGCGTTTCTGGCGCGGGTGCAGACGCTGACGCCCGCACAGGGCGACGCCGATCACATCCGGGTGGTCATGGACATGAACCCCCAGGTGCCGGACCGGAATACGCGGCTGGGCGAGGCCGAGGTCGAACTGGCGGCGATGGCCTTGCGTCTCAAGGCGGCGGGTGCCGAAGTTCTGGCCATGCCATGCAACACTGCCCACGCGCAGAAGGCGGGGATTCTGGCAGCCGGCCTGCCCTTCATCGACATGATCGCGACGACGGTCGCGGTGGTCGGGGGATACGATGCGAGGTCCATCGGCGTCCTCGCGACGCCGGGTGGCGAGGCGCTGTATCGGGCCGCGCTGGAGGCGGTAGGGGTAAGGCCCGTCCTGCTGACGGGGGCGGACCGGGAGGCCTTCATGGCCTGCGTCTATGGCGTGAAGCGGGGCGATACCGGGCCTGCGAACCGGGCGGAGATGGCAAGGCTGGCGCGGGCGCTGACCACAGCCGGGGCCGATGCGATCATCGCCGGGTGCACGGAGGTGCCGCTGCTGCTGGACGCGGGGGAGGTGTCGGTGCCGTTTGTGGATTCGGCCGAGGTCCTCGCGCAGGCCTGCGTGGACGCGTGCCTGCGCTGA
- a CDS encoding nucleoside hydrolase — translation MKPQSLIIDCDPGVDDAVGLLLAFASPELDIRAIITVGGNVPVARTSRNARIIRQIAGREDVPVFAGAGVPLRREPAGASEFHGAEGLGWLEVFEPDAPLADGHQADALTRIVMDAPEGSVAIALMGPMTNLALAMRAEPRLAARLGPVVAMGGARSEGGNITASAEFNIWADPDAAAEVFASGCEMVVLGLDATHQVRATEGRIAALEAVGDARATTAARLLRFSQSIEREIVGWDAAPLHDPCTVAWLLQPELFRLAPCRIEVETGSDLTRGHTAVEFRVDGATARHHWATWADGQGVFDLLTGRLGGRA, via the coding sequence ATGAAACCACAGAGTCTGATCATCGACTGCGACCCGGGGGTGGACGACGCCGTCGGCCTGTTGCTGGCCTTCGCCTCGCCCGAGCTGGACATCAGGGCGATCATCACCGTGGGCGGAAACGTGCCGGTCGCGCGGACCAGTCGAAATGCCCGGATCATCCGCCAGATCGCCGGACGCGAGGATGTGCCCGTCTTTGCCGGCGCGGGCGTGCCGCTGAGACGCGAGCCGGCGGGGGCGAGCGAGTTCCACGGGGCCGAGGGGTTGGGCTGGCTCGAGGTGTTCGAGCCGGATGCGCCGCTGGCGGACGGTCATCAGGCGGACGCCCTGACGCGGATCGTGATGGACGCGCCGGAGGGGTCGGTCGCAATCGCCCTGATGGGACCGATGACCAATCTGGCGCTGGCGATGAGGGCGGAGCCCCGGCTGGCGGCCCGGCTGGGCCCGGTCGTGGCCATGGGCGGGGCGAGGTCCGAAGGCGGTAACATCACGGCGTCCGCCGAGTTCAACATCTGGGCCGACCCGGATGCGGCGGCCGAGGTCTTTGCCTCGGGCTGCGAGATGGTCGTCCTGGGGCTGGATGCGACGCATCAGGTGCGGGCGACCGAGGGCCGGATCGCGGCGCTGGAGGCGGTCGGCGATGCGCGGGCGACGACGGCGGCGAGGCTGCTGCGGTTCTCGCAGAGCATCGAGCGGGAAATCGTCGGCTGGGACGCGGCCCCGTTGCATGACCCGTGCACGGTGGCGTGGCTGTTGCAGCCTGAACTGTTCCGGCTGGCACCGTGCCGGATCGAGGTCGAGACCGGGAGCGACCTGACGCGCGGCCATACGGCGGTCGAGTTCCGGGTCGATGGCGCGACCGCGCGGCATCACTGGGCGACCTGGGCGGACGGGCAGGGGGTGTTCGATCTGCTGACCGGGCGTCTGGGGGGTCGAGCATGA
- a CDS encoding ribokinase has translation MNITVVGSINLDLVASAPSLPEPGETVTGATLARHPGGKGANQALAARKLGAEVLLIGRVGDDAMADEALALLEAFGVELSGVETDVDAPTGVALIAVDPSGENQIVVAAGANHTITNARLPARIETPLIVQLELPIAMVEAAVGRATGFVCANLAPAQPVSEQLLRRCDLIVVNEIEAAFYGDLLHRGGGRVVVTYGAGGAMMFQRGEEVARAVPPKITAVDATGAGDAFVGAIVVAMLEGMQPKAALTFACTAGALAATRAGAQPSLPTRDEVETLLRA, from the coding sequence ATGAACATCACCGTCGTCGGGTCGATCAACCTGGACCTGGTGGCCAGCGCACCGAGCCTGCCGGAGCCCGGGGAGACGGTGACCGGGGCGACCCTGGCGCGACATCCCGGCGGCAAGGGGGCCAATCAGGCACTGGCGGCCCGCAAACTGGGGGCCGAGGTGCTGCTGATCGGGCGGGTCGGTGACGATGCCATGGCCGACGAGGCACTGGCCCTGCTGGAGGCGTTCGGCGTCGAGCTGTCGGGCGTCGAGACCGACGTCGACGCGCCCACCGGGGTGGCCCTGATCGCCGTGGACCCGTCCGGCGAGAACCAGATCGTCGTCGCGGCGGGGGCCAACCATACGATCACCAACGCGCGGTTGCCGGCCCGGATCGAAACCCCGTTGATCGTCCAGCTGGAGCTGCCGATCGCCATGGTCGAGGCGGCTGTCGGGCGCGCGACCGGGTTCGTCTGCGCCAACCTGGCACCCGCGCAGCCGGTGTCGGAACAGCTGCTGCGGCGGTGCGACCTGATCGTGGTCAACGAGATCGAGGCCGCCTTCTATGGCGACCTGCTGCACCGGGGCGGGGGCCGGGTGGTCGTGACCTACGGCGCGGGCGGGGCGATGATGTTCCAGCGCGGCGAGGAAGTGGCGCGGGCCGTCCCGCCGAAGATCACGGCCGTGGACGCGACCGGAGCCGGCGATGCCTTCGTGGGCGCGATCGTGGTGGCAATGCTGGAGGGGATGCAGCCGAAGGCGGCGCTGACGTTCGCCTGTACCGCCGGGGCGCTGGCAGCGACACGGGCCGGGGCCCAGCCGTCGCTGCCGACACGCGACGAGGTGGAGACCCTGCTACGCGCCTGA
- a CDS encoding DUF1993 domain-containing protein, whose amino-acid sequence MATELYDLTVPGFTRGLRALSAILDKAVAHAAGTGVDANDWLSLRLIEDMNPLIKQVQTACDSPKLCVARLSGVAAPVHDDSEKTIADLQVRIADTLAYLQSVPRSAIDGQEGKEVTLTFPGGEMKFLGQPYVTGFAVPNFYFHLTTAYALLRQAGVPLGKRDYMGAPG is encoded by the coding sequence ATGGCGACCGAACTCTACGATCTGACCGTTCCGGGATTCACGCGCGGCCTGCGCGCGCTCTCGGCCATCCTCGACAAGGCCGTGGCCCATGCGGCCGGCACGGGCGTCGATGCCAACGACTGGCTGTCCCTGCGCCTGATCGAAGACATGAATCCGCTGATCAAACAGGTCCAGACGGCCTGCGACAGCCCCAAGCTCTGCGTCGCCCGCCTGTCCGGCGTCGCCGCCCCCGTCCATGACGATTCCGAAAAGACCATCGCCGATCTCCAGGTCCGCATCGCCGACACCCTGGCCTATCTGCAGTCCGTGCCCCGCTCCGCCATCGACGGCCAGGAGGGCAAGGAAGTGACCCTGACCTTCCCGGGCGGCGAGATGAAGTTCCTCGGCCAGCCCTATGTCACCGGCTTTGCCGTGCCGAACTTCTATTTCCACCTGACCACCGCCTATGCCTTGTTGCGCCAGGCCGGCGTGCCGCTGGGCAAGCGTGACTATATGGGCGCACCGGGCTGA
- a CDS encoding zinc-dependent alcohol dehydrogenase family protein: protein MITTRAAVLRSPGATRPYADSRPLSIETLTLDPPGPGEVLVAIKAAGLCHSDLSVINGDRPRPLPMALGHEAAGVVEALGEGVADLDIGDHVAMVFMPSCGHCDPCAGGRPALCEPGAAANGRGELLAGGRRIHHDHETLNHHLGCSAFADRAVVSRRSLVRIDPALSFEEAALFGCAVLTGVGAVVNTAGVTAGQSVVVVGLGGVGLASVLGALACGASPVIAVDLSEDKLALARTLGPVQTVNAANPDAVEQVRALTRGGADVAIEMAGSVRALEAAWKMTRRGGTTVTAGLPPADATLAVNVVSLVGEERTLKGSYIGTCVPGRDIPRYVALYRQGRLPVDRLMSGSIGLDDINAGFDRLHAGEVVRLVVTF from the coding sequence ATGATCACCACCCGCGCCGCCGTCCTCCGCAGCCCGGGGGCCACCCGCCCCTATGCCGACAGCCGCCCCCTGTCGATCGAGACCTTGACCCTTGATCCGCCCGGCCCCGGAGAGGTCCTCGTCGCCATCAAGGCGGCCGGCCTGTGCCACTCGGACCTCAGCGTCATCAATGGCGACCGCCCGCGCCCCCTGCCCATGGCCCTCGGGCACGAGGCGGCGGGCGTGGTGGAGGCCCTGGGCGAGGGCGTCGCAGACCTCGACATCGGCGATCACGTCGCCATGGTCTTCATGCCGTCCTGCGGTCACTGCGACCCCTGCGCCGGGGGCCGTCCCGCCCTGTGCGAACCCGGTGCCGCCGCCAATGGCCGGGGCGAGCTCCTGGCCGGTGGCAGGCGCATCCACCACGACCACGAGACCCTGAACCACCACCTGGGCTGCTCCGCCTTCGCGGACCGCGCGGTCGTATCCCGCCGCTCGCTGGTCAGGATCGACCCCGCCCTGTCGTTCGAGGAGGCGGCCCTGTTCGGCTGTGCGGTCCTGACGGGGGTCGGGGCAGTGGTGAACACGGCCGGCGTCACGGCGGGTCAGAGCGTCGTCGTCGTCGGCCTGGGCGGCGTGGGCCTGGCCAGCGTGCTCGGGGCCCTGGCCTGCGGAGCGTCGCCCGTCATCGCCGTCGATCTGTCGGAGGACAAGCTGGCCCTGGCCCGCACCCTGGGGCCGGTCCAGACGGTCAATGCCGCCAATCCGGATGCCGTCGAGCAGGTCCGCGCCCTGACCCGGGGCGGGGCCGATGTCGCCATCGAGATGGCCGGCTCGGTCCGCGCGCTGGAGGCCGCCTGGAAGATGACCCGGCGCGGCGGCACCACCGTCACCGCCGGCCTCCCGCCGGCCGACGCGACGCTCGCCGTCAACGTCGTCTCCCTGGTAGGCGAGGAGCGCACCCTGAAGGGCTCCTATATCGGCACCTGCGTGCCCGGCCGCGACATCCCCCGCTACGTCGCCCTCTATCGCCAGGGGCGGCTACCGGTCGACCGGCTGATGAGCGGCTCCATCGGGCTGGACGACATCAATGCCGGGTTCGACCGGCTTCACGCCGGGGAGGTCGTCCGCCTCGTCGTCACCTTCTGA
- a CDS encoding acyl-CoA thioesterase: MPARDEGPLAHRSTYKAFHTVSTRWADNDQYGHINNAKFYEFVDSAVNAHLLVAGALKESIGLVVDSGCRYTSSLAFPDVIEVGIKVDRIGTSSVAYGFAVFRRGSPTPAAIGHFVHVYVDPETRRPKPLAGTLKGVVENLKAE; encoded by the coding sequence ATGCCAGCACGCGACGAAGGCCCTCTGGCCCACCGTTCGACCTACAAGGCCTTTCACACGGTCTCGACCCGCTGGGCCGACAACGACCAGTATGGCCACATCAATAATGCGAAATTCTACGAGTTCGTCGATTCGGCGGTGAACGCGCACCTGCTGGTGGCCGGCGCGCTGAAGGAATCGATCGGCCTGGTCGTCGACAGCGGCTGCCGATACACCTCCTCGCTGGCTTTTCCCGATGTGATCGAGGTGGGGATCAAGGTCGACCGGATCGGCACGTCCAGCGTCGCCTATGGGTTCGCGGTGTTCCGGCGCGGCTCGCCCACCCCGGCGGCGATCGGCCATTTCGTCCACGTCTATGTCGATCCGGAGACACGGCGACCCAAGCCGCTGGCGGGGACGTTGAAGGGCGTGGTCGAGAACCTGAAGGCGGAGTGA